From the Panthera leo isolate Ple1 chromosome C1, P.leo_Ple1_pat1.1, whole genome shotgun sequence genome, one window contains:
- the SLC30A2 gene encoding zinc transporter 2 has protein sequence MRPAARGEECAQPSPSPESGPVGSSGPRGAGDGVLWGSAGALFAAGHPSPFPAGFCTRRAAGRFTRGGRGRIKRAGAGRSGGRGRAGAAGAAAGRPQGGPGGSCRAKQRAAERRGRRGPGSGARGPPGRWVRAAQRPARNFQGTLGPEAARGFPDPAQGARGRMEPTERQHLMDARPGARSYTGSLWQEGAGWIPLPAPGLDLQAIELAAESNHYCHAQKGPGSHFDSKKEQARRQLYVASAICLVFMIGEVIGGYLAHSLAVMTDAAHLLTDFASMLVSLFSLWMSSRPATKTMNFGWQRAEILGALLSVLSIWVVTGVLVFLAVERLISGDYEVEGGTMLITSGCAVAVNIIMGLTLHQSGHGHSHDTSQQQENPSVRAAFIHVVGDFLQSLGILVAAYILYFKPEYKYVDPICTFLFSILVLGTTLTILRDVILVLMEGTPKGVDFTAVRDLLLSVEGVEALHSLHIWALTVSQPVLSVHIAIAQNADAQVVLKAASTCLQGKFHFHTMTIQIEDYSEDMKDCQACQGPSD, from the exons ATGCGGCCAGCTGCGCGCGGGGAAGAGTGCGCGCAGCCGTCGCCCAGTCCTGAGTCAGGCCCTGTCGGCTCCTCGGGCCCCAGGGGCGCCGGGGACGGGGTGCTCTGGGGCAGCGCCGGGGCACTCTTTGCAGCCGgtcacccctcccccttccccgcgGGCTTTTGCACACGACGCGCCGCGGGCCGCTTCACACGGGGTGGCCGGGGCCGGATAAAgcgggcgggcgcggggcgcAGCGGCGGGCGCGGACGGGCTGGAGCGGCCGGAGCTGCAGCCGGACGGCCCCAGGGCGGCCCGGGCGGGAGCTGCCGCGCCAAGCAGCGGGCGGCCGAGAGGCGCGGGCGCAGGGGCCCCGGGAGCGGCGCGCGGGGCCCTCCCGGCAGGTGGGTGCGCGCTGCGCAGCGTCCCGCGCGCAACTTCCAGGGCACCCTGGGCCCCGAGGCCGCGCGCGGCTTCCCGGACCCAGCGCAGGGCGCGCGGGGCCGCATGGAGCCCACGGAGAGGCAGCATCTGATGGACGCCAGGCCCGGAGCCCG GTCTTACACTGGATCTCTGTGGCAGGAGGGGGCCGGCTGGATCCCTCTGCCCGCACCTGGCCTGGACTTGCAGGCTATTGAGCTAGCCGCTGAGAGCAACCATTACTGTCATGCCCAGAAGGGTCCTGGCAGTCACTTTGACTCCAAGAAGGAGCAGGCCCGGCGACAGCTTTATGTGGCCTCTGCCATCTGCCTGGTGTTCATGATTGGGGAAGTCATTG GTGGGTATCTAGCACATAGCTTGGCAGTCATGACCGACGCAGCCCACTTGCTCACTGACTTTGCCAGCATGCTCGTCagcctcttttctctctggatgTCCTCCCGACCGGCCACCAAGACCATGAACTTCGGCTGGCAGCGAGCTG AGATCCTGGGAGCCCTGCTGTCTGTACTATCCATCTGGGTCGTGACTGGAGTGCTGGTGTTCCTGGCAGTGGAGCGACTGATCTCTGGGGACTATGAGGTCGAGGGGGGCACCATGCTGATCACATCGGGCTGTGCTGTGGCTGTGAATATCAT AATGGGGCTGACTCTTCACCAGTCTGGCCACGGGCACAGCCACGACACCAGCCAGCAACAGGAGAACCCCAGTGTCCGAGCTGCCTTTATCCATGTGGTTGGAGATTTTCTGCAGAGCTTAGGCATCTTGGTGGCAGCCTATATTTTATACTTCAAG CCAGAGTACAAGTATGTAGACCCCATCTGcaccttcctcttctccatcctgGTCTTGGGGACGACCTTGACCATCCTGAGAGATGTGATCCTGGTGCTGATGGAAG GGACCCCCAAGGGTGTGGACTTCACAGCTGTACGGGATCTGCTGCTGTCCGTGGAAGGGGTGGAAGCCTTGCACAGCCTGCATATTTGGGCACTGACCGTGTCCCAGCCCGTGCTGTCTGTCCACATCGCCATCG CTCAGAATGCAGACGCCCAGGTCGTGCTGAAGGCAGCCAGCACCTGCCTGCAGGGCAAGTTCCACTTCCACACTATGACCATCCAGATTGAAGACTACTCTGAGGATATGAAGGACTGTCAGGCGTGCCAAGGCCCCTCGGACTGA